From one Paenibacillus sp. FSL K6-1330 genomic stretch:
- a CDS encoding low molecular weight protein-tyrosine-phosphatase, with protein sequence MVSVLFVCLGNICRSPMAEAVLRHKIVQRGLQEKISVDSAGTGDWHIGNVPHEGTRKLLDSWQISYEGMVARKVVSEDLVKFDYVIGMDDSNVANMRKLAGGEQAAILKFMDLLPDEKLREVPDPYFTGNFDEVYRLIDAGCDILLDKIMKEKL encoded by the coding sequence GGCAATATCTGCCGCTCGCCAATGGCGGAAGCGGTGCTGCGACATAAAATTGTACAGCGTGGGCTGCAGGAAAAGATCAGCGTGGATTCTGCCGGCACAGGAGATTGGCATATCGGGAATGTTCCCCATGAAGGAACCCGAAAGCTGCTGGACAGCTGGCAAATCAGCTACGAAGGAATGGTTGCTCGCAAAGTGGTAAGCGAGGACCTCGTCAAGTTCGATTACGTCATCGGCATGGATGATTCTAATGTGGCAAATATGCGCAAGTTAGCGGGCGGCGAACAGGCTGCGATTCTGAAGTTTATGGATTTGCTGCCCGATGAAAAGCTGCGCGAAGTGCCGGATCCGTATTTCACTGGGAATTTTGATGAGGTGTACCGGCTTATTGATGCGGGGTGTGACATCTTACTGGACAAAATCATGAAAGAAAAGCTATAA